In the genome of Desulfofalx alkaliphila DSM 12257, one region contains:
- a CDS encoding GIY-YIG nuclease family protein produces the protein MDKKRKKELLEAYKHRRPEMGVISYCCKETGEVFLGISKATKSDFNSNNMKLAVNLHPNKRLQELWNKYGSEGFELSVIKVLKYDDPHEDHTAKLESLREQCLAADPNARRIWR, from the coding sequence ATGGACAAAAAAAGAAAAAAGGAACTTTTAGAAGCATATAAACACAGGCGTCCAGAAATGGGTGTAATTTCTTACTGCTGTAAAGAAACCGGCGAGGTATTTTTGGGTATCTCCAAAGCTACAAAATCAGACTTTAACAGCAATAATATGAAATTGGCAGTCAACTTGCATCCTAATAAACGATTACAGGAACTCTGGAACAAATATGGCTCGGAAGGCTTTGAACTATCAGTTATTAAAGTGTTAAAGTATGATGACCCACATGAAGATCATACAGCAAAATTAGAAAGTTTGAGAGAGCAGTGTCTTGCTGCTGATCCAAATGCAAGGAGGATATGGCGGTGA
- a CDS encoding DUF6530 family protein encodes MAVNEKVVMVSNCYERIDGRNAYKSDIKRLTLGAPMLEENKKMQIAAQIWKNDKDGELVLAQELPIHQIFDLMIFLSRTLLYFKEAYRLPLLYDPEKPLVERVGVQGDVLSVEVCVDNQNINEDIKAFAQSLNDLGELIGERKRVLNRILEELELY; translated from the coding sequence ATGGCGGTGAATGAAAAAGTTGTTATGGTATCAAATTGTTATGAACGTATAGATGGCAGAAATGCTTATAAATCTGATATCAAACGTTTAACATTAGGTGCACCTATGCTGGAAGAAAATAAAAAAATGCAGATTGCCGCACAGATTTGGAAAAATGATAAAGATGGTGAATTGGTTCTGGCTCAGGAGCTACCCATCCATCAAATATTTGACCTAATGATCTTTTTGTCCCGGACCTTACTTTACTTCAAGGAGGCTTACCGACTCCCCCTTTTATATGACCCGGAAAAACCCCTCGTGGAACGTGTTGGGGTACAAGGTGATGTGCTATCTGTAGAGGTGTGTGTAGACAATCAAAACATCAATGAGGACATCAAAGCATTTGCCCAGAGTCTGAATGATTTAGGGGAATTGATTGGAGAACGCAAGCGGGTGCTTAACCGGATTTTAGAAGAATTGGAGTTATATTAA